The following DNA comes from Flammeovirgaceae bacterium.
TGCCCGATGGCGTGATCAACCTGATATACACCAGCGGGCCCGTTACGGGGGATGTCATCTTCAATCACAAGGATTTTGCCGGCATCCATTTTACCGGCAGCACCAAAGTGTTCCAAACCATCTGGAAAACAATTGGCGGGAACATTTTTAAATACAGGTCCTACCCACGCGTGGTGGGCGAAACGGGCGGCAAGGACTTCATTATGGTGCACAAGAGCGCCAGTGCCAAGGCTGTGGCCACGGCCATTGGCCGCGGGGCGTTTGAATACCAGGGGCAAAAGTGCTCGGCCGCTTCCAGGTGCTATATCCCTTCCAACTTATGGGAGGAGGTGAAGAAGTATTTGCAAGAAGACCTTAAGTCCATGAAAATGGGGCCTACGGAAGATTTTGGCAATTTCATCAATGCCGTGATTGACGAAAAGGCCTTTGACAAAATCTCCGGCTACATCGACCAGGCCAAAAAGAACCCGCAAAACGAAATCATCGCGGGGGGCAACTACGACAAATCGAAAGGGTACTTTATAGAGCCCACCATTATTGAAACCAAAGACCCATCGTCCACTACCATGTGCGAGGAAATATTTGGCCCGGTGGTCACCATTTATGTGTACCATTCTGAAAACTACGAGCAAACCCTGGAACTGGTGGACCAAACTTCACCCTACGCGCTGACGGGTTCCATTATTGCCAAAGACCGCTATGCCATCGACCTGGCAACGAAAAAACTGGCCCATGCGGCCGGCAATTTCTACATCAACGACAAACCGACAGGCGCAGTGGTGGGGCAACAACCTTTTGGTGGCGCCAGGGGGTCGGGGACCAACGACAAGGCTGGGGCAAAAATGAATTTGCTGCGGTGGACTTCCATGCGCACGATCAAGGAAACGTTTGTTTCCCCCACCGACTACAGGTACCCGTTTTTGGAAAAAGACCAACCCGCCTGAGGCTCAGAGTTTAAACCCAAAAAACTTTCCGTTGAACCGGGCTGAGGCAGGAATGTTGTCGCCAACCAGGCTTACGGATTGGCCGGCCGTTAACTTGAACATAAACGTACCGGAGAAACGGGGCTGGATTGTCGTGAAGGGCATGACAATGGTGATGGGGAATTTGACCGAATTGTAAAGCAGGCTGAGGGAACCGTTGATTACTGTGGTATTGTAAGACCCTTCCACCACAAAGACGTATGTGCCGTCCTCGGCAGCCACAAAGCTGACCGGCCCCAGTACGTTGAAGTCGTCAAAATCCTCGGAAACGAAGGGCATGGCCTGGTCGTTCAACACCCCCCCTGAAAGGTTCTCATAGTCAAAAGTGGCCTTAAAGGCATAGGTGGTGGAAATCTTTGCCGACAGGATCGCATCCTGGGTGTCCACATAGTTTTTGGTGGCGGCCTCCTGCCCGCTGGTGGGATCGGCCAGGTTGGCAATCCTGCTTCCCCCGGCATCGCTTCCCCTGGAGAGGACCTGGGAGAGGTTTTGCAGTTCATTGGAGGGGTCGGCATCGGCATCGTTGATGGAAAAGGTGCCACCGCCCGCCCCGTTGGCCGGGGCCAGCGTTACATTGGCCCCCGTCCGTGAAATGGATTGGGCCTCGTTGGTGTTGCTGTCATCGTTTATTACAAAGGAGCCGCCACCCGCGCCCCCTACCGGGGTGAGCGAAACGGTGGCTCCGGTTTTGGTCAGTGTTTGGGCCTCGTTTACCGCGCTGGCGTCCGCATCGCGCACATCCACGTTGATGGTGTTGCCATTGCTCAGGCTTAACGCCCGCGTGTCCGCATCCACGGATTGCGTGGAGAGGGTTTGCAGTTCGTTGGTGGGGCTGTCATCGTTTAATGTTACCGAACCCCCGCCAGCGCTCAGCGAAATGCTGTTGCCCGTCTTGCCCAATACTTGTATCTCATTGGTGGCGCTCTTGTCGCCATCGGAAGCATCCAGCCCATCGACATAAAGTTTTGTGGCGGCATCGGAGGCATTTACGGGCGCGCCCAGGTTGGCGATGGTGGAGGCACCGGCATCGTTGCCCTGTAAAAGCACGTTGCCCAGGTCCTGGGAGGCGCCCACCAGCCCACTGAGGTCGGCTTCCCGGGTGCCACCGGCATCGGTTATGCGCAGCTTATTGTCGGGGCCAAAGGACATACCGGTAATCAGTTCATTGGTGGCATCCTTGTCCCCATCCCCAAGGTTGGTGATCATGTTGTTGTTGATGGCGATGCCCTGGCCTGCCTGGTACCCGTTCCCTGCCCGCTCCGCATACAGCGCGTAGGGCACGCTCATGAGCTGCTGGCTGCCCATTAGAATAAAATTCCTGCCCCCATATTCATCCATCCCTACCTGCAGCCATTTTTTCCCCGATGTCCAGTTCACATATTGGAACAGGCCGCTGCCGGGCTCCCCCTGCCCGATGACAAGAGTAAAAAGCCCGAAGGGGTTGGTTTTCACTTCGTGGATTTCTTCGTACTCCACGGCCCCATTGGCCGACCCGTCCAGGATGCCGATTCGGATGGAAATTTCCTTGGAGGCCAGCGGCTGGCCGTCAGCGCTCCTGGCCACCCCCTGGTAATTTATCCCCTGCGGGGCCTGGGCCATCGCACCATGTGCCAGGATCAACGAAAAAAACACATAAAAAACCTTTATTGGTTTCATGGCCTAGTTGGCAATTTTCACAACGTTAAAACTTCCCGATGCCCCTCCCCTAAGGAAAACCTTAAACACGTACATGCCCTGGCTCAGCTCGTCCAACGCAATACGGTTGCCTTCCCCCGGGAAGACGGTATCCAGCAGCCTGCCCCACATATCCATAATCTGCACAGACACCACTTGCCCCCCGCAATCCACGGACTCTATCGTAAGGTGGTCTTTGGCGGGATTGGGGTAATAGGTGAAGGCCGTCCCCCCGCAGGGCACTTTCAGTATGGGCTGCAGGTACCCCTGGGTGATCACGGTTTCCCCCGCCACCAGCGTACTGATCATGGGCTCCCCAATGGAGATGGTGATGGAGGCATTGTTCAACGGCACTTCAAACCCTACCGTGTTGGGCACACTGGGCGTTTCAAACTGGGCGTAACAGGCCCATGGCCCGGCCAGCACCAAAAAAACAAGAAAATACCGTTTCATAACTTGTTATAGCATAGCAACTTACAACAATTCCTTAAATATTTACATAAGGTGTAAGTTTTCTTGTTTTTCGGTAGGATTTGAGGGCAAAACCCCCGGGGCAGGGGAATTAGGTACCTTGGCCAAGGTAAAGCCCCAGCAGGATGGCCGCGATACAGGCCAGGAGGCTTGCCAACACATAGGCCATGCTGCTTCCCGTAAAACCGCTTTGGGCCAGGGACAAGGCCTCCCCGCTAAAGGTTGAAAAAGTGCTGAACCCCCCGCAAAACCCAACCGCCCAAAAGATTTTGGCCGATGGCGACAGCAACTGGCGGGTATCGGCCAGGCCCAGGACCACGCCCAGGGCAAAGCAGGCGAGGATATTGGCCACCAAGGTGCCAAAAGGAAAATAGTGGGTGTGGAGGGTACCGATCCATTTGCCGAGGGAATACCGGGCCAGGCTGCCTATCCCTCCTCCTAAAAAAACCAAAAAAGCAGTCTTCAAGTGTTGTTTTTTAGTTCACCATCGGAAAACTAAGTAATAACGGGTGCCGAAAAAAATTTCACATGTAGGTTATTCGATGGTTTCCGAAATAATTGCCGCGGGGTCTTCCAGCTTTGCCCTCTCGGCCACCGATAGGCCAAGTTCCTGTGCAATCACCGAGCGGGTGGGGCGGAACAAAATGAACAGCACCAATATTAGGGGCACAATCGTAAGGAAAAGGACGTGGGCCGTCACCAGGGCGGCCACCGAGGCAAACAGCCCGGGGACTTCCAAAAAGGCCGACCGGATCAAATTGGCGCTGGAGTACCGTTTCATCTTATGCACAAGGGGCAGGCCGGGCTGTACGCTTCGCAGCAGCACACGAAAAAGGATGTAGCCCGCGGCCAGGCTTACGGGGATCACCACCATCAGGACCTTTTCCAGCGTAATGGCCAGTTCATTGTTTTCGGGGCCCATCTTCCCCGACCGGATAAGGTAGTAGGCCAAGGCCGCAAACAAAACCAGGGCGCTGAGCTGCCCCATGTAAATGATGTTGAGCGTCCTGAAATATTCCCTGGAATTGATTTTTCGTGCCATCCATTTTCAATTTACTGGTTTTCCAAAATCATTTCCTCCATGGTCGCAAAAACTTTTTGTTTGAGGGTGCCCGTTTCCTTTAGGGTAAGGTGGGCGGTGGGTATTTCCTTTCCCACCACTATCCGGATGGTGCCCGGTTCGATATGGAGTTTATGAGGCGGCATAAGCTTGCCCGCGTTTAGCACCACTATGGGAAGAATAGGCTGCTTTGTTTCTATGGCTATCCTAAAGGCCCCATCGAAAAAGGGCTGCAGCCTCTTCTGGGTCCTGTTTTGGGTACCCTCGGGGAAAATCAAAATGGAGATGCCCATGGCCAGCACTTCTTTCAGGTGCTCCATACTCTTGCGCCTGCTTTCATTGCTGGACCGGTCCACGATGATGCAGGCCGAGCGGGCAATCCAGCCAAACACGGGGATCTTTTGGAGTTCCTTTTTTGCCAGCGGCCGGAACTGGGTCGGTATGGTGAGGGTAATGCCGGGTATGTCCAGGTAAGAAGTGTGGTTGCCCACATAAATGTAGGCCTTGCCTTTGCCGATGTTTTCCCTCCCCTTGATATGGTAAGGGATAAAATTGAGCTTGCTAAAAGTCCATGACCAAAGTTTCAGGAATTTAAAACTTACGGACGCGGCCTTGTCGCCAAAAACAAATGGGACCAGGATACCAGGGAGGTAGAGGACCATGAACACGGAGAAAACAATGAGCACCCAAACCAGGTAAATTTTTAAA
Coding sequences within:
- the pruA gene encoding L-glutamate gamma-semialdehyde dehydrogenase; this encodes MANGFYNVPTPKNEPVLSYAPGSKERALLKKALEEARAGKADIPMHIGGEEVRTGKTISISPPHDHQHILGQFHEGDKSHVEQAIAAALAAKDLWANLSWEQRAGIFLKAADLMAGPYRYKLNAATMLGQSKNAFQAEIDAVCESIDFLRFNTHFMTEIYKDQPQSSPGVWNRMEYRPLEGFVFALTPFNFTAIGTNLPTSVAMMGNTVVWKPAYTQIYSANVVMEVLKEAGLPDGVINLIYTSGPVTGDVIFNHKDFAGIHFTGSTKVFQTIWKTIGGNIFKYRSYPRVVGETGGKDFIMVHKSASAKAVATAIGRGAFEYQGQKCSAASRCYIPSNLWEEVKKYLQEDLKSMKMGPTEDFGNFINAVIDEKAFDKISGYIDQAKKNPQNEIIAGGNYDKSKGYFIEPTIIETKDPSSTTMCEEIFGPVVTIYVYHSENYEQTLELVDQTSPYALTGSIIAKDRYAIDLATKKLAHAAGNFYINDKPTGAVVGQQPFGGARGSGTNDKAGAKMNLLRWTSMRTIKETFVSPTDYRYPFLEKDQPA
- a CDS encoding T9SS type A sorting domain-containing protein produces the protein MKRYFLVFLVLAGPWACYAQFETPSVPNTVGFEVPLNNASITISIGEPMISTLVAGETVITQGYLQPILKVPCGGTAFTYYPNPAKDHLTIESVDCGGQVVSVQIMDMWGRLLDTVFPGEGNRIALDELSQGMYVFKVFLRGGASGSFNVVKIAN
- the crcB gene encoding fluoride efflux transporter CrcB codes for the protein MKTAFLVFLGGGIGSLARYSLGKWIGTLHTHYFPFGTLVANILACFALGVVLGLADTRQLLSPSAKIFWAVGFCGGFSTFSTFSGEALSLAQSGFTGSSMAYVLASLLACIAAILLGLYLGQGT
- a CDS encoding 1-acyl-sn-glycerol-3-phosphate acyltransferase, giving the protein MKAVRFVFLKIYLVWVLIVFSVFMVLYLPGILVPFVFGDKAASVSFKFLKLWSWTFSKLNFIPYHIKGRENIGKGKAYIYVGNHTSYLDIPGITLTIPTQFRPLAKKELQKIPVFGWIARSACIIVDRSSNESRRKSMEHLKEVLAMGISILIFPEGTQNRTQKRLQPFFDGAFRIAIETKQPILPIVVLNAGKLMPPHKLHIEPGTIRIVVGKEIPTAHLTLKETGTLKQKVFATMEEMILENQ